The nucleotide sequence CTCGGCCCGCTGGACCGCGGGCCCCACACCCTCGCGGCCGAGGTCACGGATGCCAGCGGTCGTGTGCGCGCACGCACCGAAACGGTGACCTTCTACCTGCACCGGCCCTCCGTGAATCTGCCAAGCCGGCAGGGCAACTGAGACCAGCCAGAGGGTCTGCACTATTCTGGTGCATTAGGTCGGGCGCGCGCCCTATACTGGCGCCATCCCGACGGCGGCCCATCGCCGGTCTGACGACGGCATGGGCGGTGATGGGCCGAGGGCAACGCCGGCTCTCGCCCCCGGATCCGCGCCCGCGGCCGCGAATCGCTGAGCGATGCGGGCTGGCACCATCGCGCCAACGCCGTGCCCACTGGCGCGCTTCTTGCTGCTTTCCGGTGCAGACATGAACGCCAGAACCCGAGCCCCCAACGGCGACATCCTCGAGCACCTGACGCGGGCGGTGGTCCTGCTCGATGCAGGGCGCACGGTGCTGTTCCTCAACCCCGCCGCCGAGACGCTGCTCCATTTGAGTGCACGTCAGGCGACCGGGGCGGTGCTGCCGCGGCTGCTGCCGGGATTCGCCGCGCTGGAGCCGGCCATCGCCCAGGCGGTGGCCCGCGGGGCGAGCTATACCGAGCGCGAGGTGCGCCTGGCCGTGGCCAGTGAAAGGACGGTGACCGTGGACTGCGCCATCACCCCGCTGGCGGATGACCGCCTGCTGCTGGAGCTCGAGCAGCTGGACCGGCATCTGCGCATCTCCCGCGAGAACCGCCTCATCGCACAGAACCAGGCCATCCGCCAGCTCATCCGCGGCCTCGCCCACGAGATCAAGAACCCGCTGGGCGGGCTGCGCGGCGCCGCCCAGCTGCTCGAGAGCGAGCTCGGCGACGCCGAGCAGCGCGAGTACACGCAGATCATCATCAGCGAGGCCGACCGCCTGCGGGCGCTGGTGAACGGCCTGCTGGGGCCGGACGCCCGGCCGGAGAAGCGGCCGACGAACATCCACGAGGTGCTGGAGCGGGTGCGCCACCTCGCCGAGGCGGAGGCCCCGGCGGGGGTGGAGATTCAGCGCGACTACGACCCCAGCATCCCACCCCTGCCGGCGGCGCCGGACCAGCTCATCCAGGCGGTGCTCAACCTGGTGCGCAACGCCCTGCAGGCGGTGGGTGACGCCGGGCGCATCCGCCTGCAGACCCGTACCCAGCGGCGCTTCACCATCGGCGAGGTGCAGCATCGCCTGGTGGCGCGGATCGACGTCATCGACGACGGCCCGGGCATCGCCCCGGAGCTGCTGGACCGCATCTTCTACCCGATGGTGACGGGCCGCCCGGAGGGCAGCGGCATCGGCCTGCCCATCGCCCAGACCCTGGTCAACCAGCATGGCGGCCTGATCGAGTGCAGCAGCGAGCCGGGCTGCACGGTATTCACCGTCTGGCTGCCCATGGAGGACCCTGATGTCGGAGGCTGAACGCGTCTGGATCGTCGACGACGACCGCTCCATCCGCTGGGTGCTGAAGAAGGCGCTGGAGCGGGACGGCATGCATGCGGTGCCGTTCGAGACCGGCGACGAGGCGTTGACCGCGTTCGAGCGCGAGCGCCCGGACGTGCTCATCACCGACATCCGTATGCCCCGTCTGGACGGCCTCACGCTCATGCAGCGGCTGCACGAGCAGATGCCCGATCTGCCGGTGATCGTCATCACCGCCCACTCGGACCTGGATGCCGCGGTCTCCGCCTACGAGGGCGGTGCTTTCGAGTACCTGCCGAAGCCTTTCGACGTCGAGGAGGCGGTGGACCTGGTGCGGCGGGCCGCTGCCGCAGCCCGGGCCAGCGCGCCGCCGCGGGCGGACCGCGAGAACCTGCCGGAGATCATCGGCGAGGCGCCGGCGATGCAGGAGGTATTTCGTGCCATCGGCCGGCTGTCGCGCTCCAACATCACCGTGCTCATCAACGGCGAGTCCGGTACCGGCAAGGAGCTGGTGGCCCGGGCCCTGCACCGGCACAGCCCGCGCTCGGATCATCCGTTCATCGCCCTCAACATGGCGGCGATCCCGCGGGACCTGATGGAGTCCGAGCTCTTCGGCCACGAGAAAGGGGCCTTCACCGGCGCCCACCAGGTCCGGCGCGGGCGTTTCGAGCAGGCCGACGGCGGCACGCTGTTCCTGGACGAGATCGGGGACATGCCGGCGGAGCTGCAGACCCGCCTGCTGCGGGTGCTCGCGGACGGCGAGTTCTACCGCGTGGGCGCCCATACACCGATGCGGGTGGATGTGCGCATCATCGCCGCGACGCACCAGAACCTGGAACGCCTGGTGGAGGACGGCCGCTTCCGCGAGGACCTGTTCCACCGGCTCAACGTCATCCGCATTCACGTGCCGGCCCTGCGGGAGCGGGCGGCCGACGTGCCGGCGCTGGCGGATCATTTTCTGCGCCGGGCCGCGCGTGAGCTCAACGTCGAGCCGAAGAAGCTGACCCCGGCGGTTGAGCGCTACTTCCAGCAGCTGCCCTGGCAGGGCAACGTGCGCGAGCTGGAGAACACCTGCCGCTGGCTTACGGTGATGGCAAGCGGGCGTGAGGTGCAGATGGAGGATCTGCCTCCGGAGCTCGCCACGCCGAGCACGGGCGGCGAGGCCCCGGTGGACTGGGAAAGCGCACTCTCGCGCTGGGCCGATCAGCAGGCGGCGGACCTCAGCGCCGGCGCCCTGGGCGAGGCGCAGACCCGTCTCGAGCGCATCCTTATCGAGGCGGCCCTGCGCCGCACCGGCGGCCGGCGCCAGGACGCGGCGCGGCTGCTCGGCTGGGGGCGCAACACCCTGACGCGCAAGATCAAGGATCTGCGCATGGATCTCTAGCCCACCCTCGCGGGGTGCTGTCGTCAGGCCTGACTGAGGTCTGCCGGCAGCTCGATGGGCGGCAGGCTGTTGCGTCCGGGGTCGAGGCCGATGGCCCGGCGGTAGGCACGGCGCGCCCGTTCGGTCTCGCCGAGGCGCTCGTAGAGCTCGGCCAGCATGCGATGGACCTCCGCATGACCCGTGCGCGAGGCGGCCGCCTCGAGGTAGCTGCGCGCCCGGCCCCAGAGCTCGCAGCGGGCGGCCTGACGGGCGGCGGCGAAGAGCAGCGCCGGGTCCTCCGGATGCTGATTCAGCCAGCCCTCGATCTGCTCGAACGCCCGCTCCGGCGGGTCTACCGCGAGCTCGCCGTAGGCCGCCACCAGTCGCTCGTCCCAGCTCTCCCGCAGCCAGCCGCGCAGGAGCTGCTCGGCGGTGGCGTGGCAGTCGGCGCGCATCAGCGCCCGCGCATAGGCGGCGCGCAGGGCCGGATCGCGCTGGCGCGCGCGGGGCAGCTCGTCCCAGACCTGAGTGATCTCGTCCGCCCCCACTTCCGGGCCGAAGGACCGCAGGCGGCCCTCGAACTGCTCCTGCTCCAGGGTGTTCAGCTCGGCGTCGGGCAGGGCGCGCTGGCGGCGCAGCTCCGGCAGCAGCTCGCCGAGGCGCTGGTGATCCCGCACCGCCTGCAGGCAGCGGGCGAACAGCGCCAGCGCACGACGGTTGCCGGGGGCGCGTTCCCGGGCCCAGGCCAGCGTGGCCAGGGCCTGCTCCCACTGCTCGGCCTCCACCTGCAGCTGCGCCTGCAGCAGGCCCACGGCCAGGCGGGCACGGCTGTCGGCCTGGTCCGCCTCCGCCAGGTAGCGGTCGCGCAGGACCCAGTCGCCCTCGCGCTGGGCGGCAATGGCGGCCAGGAGGTAGTGAAACAGCGGCAGGTCCGAGTCCTGCGCCGCTGGCGCCAGGGTACGCTCGGCCTCCTTGTAGCGGCCCTCGGCGAGCTGCAGCAGGCCGCTGTTGAGGCGGCGGAGGGCGCGCTGGCTACGCCGCTCACGCCAGGCACGGCGCACCCCGCGCGGCGTGCGCCAGAGCCGGCGCACCAGGCCGACGGCGAGCGTCAGCGCGATCCAGGCCGCGACCACCGCACCCACGGCGACGAACAGGCTGGTCTGAATCGCCAGCTCGCCGATGCGCAGGATCAGGAAGCCGTCCTGGCCACGGAACCAGAGGGCGGCCGCGACACTGGCCAGGAGCAGGAGCAGGGCGAGAAAGAGCTTCCGCATCGTGCCCTACTCCCAGTTCCGCACCGGTGCCAGGGCATCGCGGACATCCGGGATGTCCGCCGTCACGTTGGCCTCGCGAAGCTCCGCGAGGCGCTCGCGCAGGGTGCCCACGGCCGGGTCCGCGGTGTCGAAATAGGCCTCGACCCAGCGGTCCACCCGCTCCAGCGCCGCCCGGTACGGCTCCGGATTGCCCCGCAGCGCCGCCAGACGGGCGGACTCGAGCTGCAGGCTCAGGTTCTGCTCCAGCAGGAAGCGGGTCTCCGGGCTCGGCAGCGGCTGCACCTGACGGTCCCGGCTGACGGTGACCAGGCCTGAAAGCCCCTCACGCAGCTCCTCCCAGGCCCGCCGCAGCCGCGCCCGCCAGCCTTCATCCGCTGCCGCCGCGTCGCCCTCGCCGGCGGCCTCGTCCGCCGCGTCCGGGGTGGGGGCGAAGCGGTCGACGTCGGCGGCAAGGGGCAGGTCCGAGAGCTGCTGACTGACGGCGCTGATCCCGTCGCTGATGCGCCCGAGATCGGGCTCTTCGGCCTCCAGGAGCTGATCGATGGCGGCGGCGACGCCCTGGCGGGCATCCACCCCCTCCCCGCCGAGGCCGGCCAGGAGCTGATCCGCGGCCTCCAGCGCCTCGAGGGCGCCGTCGACGTCGCCCAGCAGCCGCGCGCGGTAGTCGGCGATGCCGGCGAGATAGGCCGCCTCGGCGTGGCGCCAGTCGCTGCGCGAGGACTCCATGCGCCGGAAGAGCTGGTCCACCCGGTCCGCCAGGGCGGTGCGGGCATCCGCCTCGCTGTCCACCCGGGCGCGCAGCTCGGCGATGCCCTGCAGGCGGGAGTCCAGGCGCTCGCTGAGGTTGCTGACGCGGCCGCCGAGCTCCGCGATACGCTGCTCCAGGGCCTCGCTGCGCTCGGTCAGGGTCTGTTCGGTGACCACGCCCTGCTGGCCCGCCTCCAGCGCCTGGAGGCGCTGCTGGAACCAGTAGGCGGCGCCGGCCCCGAGCACCAGGAGCAGCAGTACCAGCACCAGCGCCAGGGCGGCGACGATGCCGCGCGGCGGCTCGGAAGCCTCGGCCTCGGGCTCCGGCGCGGGCGGCGGCACCGGCGGCCCCGCGGTCTCCTCGGTGCCTTCGGGAGCGCGCTGGTCGGCGGAGCTTTCCCCGGAAGGCGGAGTGTCCTGGCCTGGCCTGCCGTCGTTCTTCTCGCTCATCGCTCACTCCCTGTGGCGGCGCCGACCACGGCGGCCACCACGGCCGCGTCGTCCGCACCTTCCGCCAGCACGGGCTCGGAGAACCCCGCGGCGCGCGCGGCGGCCGCCACGCGCGCGCTCACCGCGACCACCCGGCTCGCCATCAGCAGCGGGCGGGCCCCCTCGTCGGTCAGCCGCAGGAGGTTCTCGAGTCCCGTCACACTGGTCACGATTGTGAACGCCCGTTCCCGATCCTGCCAGTCCGGCGCCGCCGGGGCCGGCGGCAGCACCCGCCGATAGACCACCGCCTCGCCCACGCGGACGCCGCGCGCGGCGAGCGCCGCCTGCAGTCGCCGCCGGCCGCCCTCGCCGCGCAGCACAAGCACGGTCTCGCCTGGCGCCGGCGCGAACCCGGGCTCGGCCAGCAGGTCGTCGGCACCGCCCCCGCGGGCGGGGGCAACGGTGACCGGACAGCCTGCCGCCGCCAGCGCGGCAGCCGTGCCCGGGCCGACCGCCGCCACCCGCGAGGGCAGTCTCGCCAGCCACGGCAGACCGTAGCGGACGGCGTTGGGGCTGGTGAACACGGCCCAGTCCGCGGCGGGGACCGTGCCCGGGGCCAGCGACTCGAAGGCCACCGTGGGAAATGGCGTGACCCGCGCGCCCAGTGTCTCGAGCTCGCGGCAGAGCCCGGCCTGCTGCCCCTCGGGGCGGGTCACGACGACATGGCAGCCCGCCAGGGGTCTGCTCAACCCGCCTCCGCCAGCAGTGCCCCGGCACCGCGCCCCAGCAGCTCCTCGGCGAGGTGGTTGCCGAGCGCCGGCCCTTCCTGCCGCGGCGCGCGCCCCTCTGCGGTCAGCACCTGGCGGCCGTCGCGGCTCGCCACCAGGGCACGCAGCCAGAGCTGGTCCCCTTCCAGCACGGCGTAGGCGGCAAGCGGCACATGGCAGCTGCCCTCGAGACGGGCGTTGACCGCGCGCTCCGCGGCGACGCGATCGTGGCTGTCGGCGTCGTCCAGCCCCGCGATCAGGGCCTGGACGTCTTCGTCATCCGCCCGGCACTCGATGCCGAGCGCGCCCTGGCCCACCGCGGGCAGGCTCTCCTCGGCACTCATCACGCGGGTAATGCGCTCGCCCATGCCGAGCCGGCGCAGGCCGGAGGCGGCCAGCACGATGGCGTCGAACTCCCCCGCCTCGAGCTTGCCGAGCCGGGTCTGGACGTTGCCGCGGAGCGAGCCGACCTCGAGGTCCGGGCGTCGGGCCCGCAGCTGGCATTCGCGGCGCAGGCTAGCGGTCCCCACCCGGGCGCCCTCGGGCAGGCTGGTGATGTCGTCGTAGTGCACCGAGACGAAGGCATCGCACGGGTCCTCGCGGTCGAGGATCACCGGCAGCCGGAACTCACGGGGCACGGTGGCAGGGACGTCCTTCATCGAGTGCACGGCGATGTCGGCCGCGTCCTCCAGCAGCCCACGCTCCAGCTCCTTGACGAACAGCGCCTTGCCACCGACAGCCGCCAGCGGCCGGTCGAGGATCTGGTCCCCGCGGGTGGTCATCCCGACCAGCTCCACCTCGAGCCCGTCATGCGCCTGCCGCAACCGCGCTGCGACATGCTCCGCCTGCCAGAGGGCGAGGGGGCTGCGGCGGGTAGCGATTCGTATTCGTTCACGCATCGGTTGGCTCGCTTCGCTCCCAGAGTGGCAAGTGGCAAGTTTCAAGGGACAAGCGGGAAGGCGACTCGGCGCATCTTCTTACTTGATACTTTGAACTTGCAACTTGTCACTCTGAGCGCGGCAGCGCTCAGACGACCCCCACCTCCCGGAGCAGCCCGCGCACCCGCGGCAAATGGCGGCGGCTGACCTCGAGGCGGTCTTCGGTGCCGTCGAGCACCGCGTAGGTGCGGCCGTTGTCGCCGCGCTCGAGGCCGATCAGGCGGTCCCGGGCGACCAGCGCCTTGCGGTGGATGCGCACGAAGCGGTTGCCGAACTCCTGCTCGAGCTTCTTCAGCGAGTCCTCGATGAGGTCCTCGCCGTCGGCGTGCTGAACGGTGACGTACTTCTGATCGGCCAGGAAGTAGCGGATGCCACCCACCGGGATGAGCTCGAGACCGGTGCGCCGCCGGCAGAGGATGTGCTCGCGGCAGCCCTCCGCCTCCGGGGCCTGCAGTGCCTCGAGCTGGGCCCGGTTCAGCCGCCGTGCCCGGTCCAGGGCGCGATTCAGCCGCTCCAGACGCACCGGCTTCAGCAGGTAGTCGATGGCCGCGGTCTCGAAGGCCTGCAGGGCGTGGTCGCCGAAGGCGGTCACGAAGATCACCGCCGGGGGGCGGTTCAGCTGGCTGATGCGGGTGGCGGCCTCGAGGCCATCCATTCCCGGCATGCGGATGTCGAGCAGCACGACATCCGGCTCCTGGCGCTCGCAGCACTCGAGGGCCTCACGCCCGCCGGTGGCCTCGCCCACCACCTCGTGCTCGCCCGCCGCCTGCACCAGGGTGGCGAGCCGGTGCCGGGCAGGGGCTTCGTCGTCAACGATGAGTATCTTCATCGACAGGGCCTCGCCGATACGGGACTCGCACCGTCACATGATAGACGCCATCCGCGGTGCTGACCTCCAGTCGGGCGCGTTCGCCGAAGGCCAGCAGCAGACGCTCGCGAACGTTGGCCTGGGCCATGCCGAAGCCGGCACTGCGCCGGCGCGGCATGCTCGGGGCCGGATTGCGCACCTCCACCAGCAGCTGGTCGCCGCTGACACCGCCGGTGAGCGTGATGGTGCCGCCCTCCTCGCGCGGCTCGATACCGTAGTACACAGCGTTCTCCAGCAGCGGCTGCAGCGTCAGCGGCGGGATGAGGGCCCCGCGGGGCAGGCCATCCAGGCGCCAGGCGACGTCCAGGCGCTCGCCGAGCCGCTGATGCTCCATGCGCAGGTAGCCGTCGACCAGGGCGAGCTCCTCGGCCAGCGGCACCAGCCGACGCTCGTCCCGCGTCAGGCTGGCGCGGAAGAGATCCGCCAGATCCTCCACCAGCCGCTCGGCGAGGCGCGGATCCACACCGATGGCCGAGGCGATGGTGTTCAGGCTGTTGAACAGGAAGTGCGGGCGGATGCGCGCCTGCAGGGCGTCGATGCGGGCCTCGGCGGCGGCCTGCATGCGCGCCCGCCACTGGTGCTGCAGATAGAGATAGCGCAGCGCCACGGCGGCGACGATGGCCGTAATGGCGAAGGTGCGGGCGAGGAATGCCGAGCCGCCGCCGGCCGGCAGCACCGCCGGCGGCAGCAGCCACTGGGCGATGGCCGCCGCCAGCGCGGCGACGATAAGGACAAGCGCGTAGCTCGCCAGCGCGCCGCGCCGGGCGCCGAGCCCGAGCAGCCGGCGCCGCAGCAGGCAGAGCACGGCGGCGCTCACGAGTCCGATCCACTGCACGTACAGCGAGAGCAGCGACAGCGCCTCCCAGCTCCAGCCGCCGGTACGCGCCAGCACGAGCACGAACACCAGCAGCTCGCCCATGATGACCACGGCGAACACGCTGCGGATGGCGCAGAAATCGGGGAGGAAGCCCTGGTCCTCGCTGCCCTTCACGGATGCCCCTAATGCCGAAGTGCGCACAGCATGGGCCGCGGCGGCACCGACGGGAAGCCGACCGGTTCACAACCTCGTGCCCGCTTGGATGCCGCGCCACGGGCTCCGGGGGTGGCTCGCGGGCCTGCCGCGCTCGTCCTGAGCGCGCGAGCAGCGTCCCCTGCGACCGGCATTGCCCGCAAGCCACCCCCGGAGCCCGCGCCGTGCGGCGGCGGACCATAGCTTTACAGCCGACCTACAGCCTGACCGCTGGGCTGGTGGGTTGTCTGTCCGCGAACGGCGACAGGAGGAGTAAGCATTTGCTTACACCATGGTTGCCCTGCGGGCGTTTCCGGGCCAAGCGGGCTACGCTCCGAGGTCATTGCTCCCGCAGCGCCTGTTCCCGGTATCGCAGCACTGGGGCGAGGAAGTATTCGATCACGCGGCGGCTGCCGAGTTGCACGTCCACGGTTGCACCGAGGCCAGGGCGGATCGGAATGCGCTCCTGGTCAATCTCCACCCACGCGCGCTCGAGCGTAACCGTCGCCTCGTAGTAACGGCCGCCCTGGCCGTCCTGGGTCGCGCGTGGCGCAATCTTCTCGATGACGCCCGGAATGGACCCGTACCGGGTGTAATCGAAGGCGGACAGCTTGACATCTACAGCCTGCCCAGCACGGGCCAGCGCAATATCGCGGTCGAGGATCCGTGCCGCCACTTCTATCGGATGATCCGCAGGTACCACGTTCAGCAACACCTCCGCCGGCTCCACCACGCGCCCCGGGCCGGTTACCGCGAGATCCTGCACGACGCCGGCCATCGGGGCACGCAGTGTGCGTTGATCGAGCCGCTCTTCCGCCTCGGCAAGCTCCTGGCGGAGTTCTGCGATGCGATCCGTGAGCCGCGCCTGCTCGGCCAGTAGCTCTGCGCTGTAGGCGTTGACAACCGCTTCGCGCCGCCGCGCCGACAGCGCCATCCGGCCAGCGGCGCTCCTGGCTTCGCGCCGTTGCACTTCCAGCTTGCCCCGGTGCTCGGCGAGCAGGCTTTCGGCCTCCTCCACCCGGTTTACCGGCTCGATGCCTCGGCGATGGAGCTGGTGCTGCCGCTCGGCGCGGCGCTCCAGAAAGGGCAGCAGCCGTTCGGTGGCCTGCATCCGTGCCAGCGCGGTGGCATGGTCGGCGCGCGCGTTGGTCAGGGCCTGTTCGAGCTCTTCCAGCTCCGCCCGGTGGGCCTGCCACTGCGCCTGGGCCCGGTGGCGGGCCATCCGAAGCGTGGGGGCCGGCAAGGCCACCGTGGCGTCGAGCTCGGGCGGCGCCTCGCGCCCGGACGCCAGCAATGCTCGGACACGAGCGTGAGCGCCGCGCGCGCTCTGCAGGCGGGCACGCAGAGAGTTTACCCGGGCTTCAGCGGCCTGGCTGGCCAGCCGTATGGTTGGCTGCCCGGCGCGCACGCGATCCCCGTTACGAACCAGGACCGCGGCGACGGTGGCTCTTTCCATCGACGCAACTGGCTGGACCCTGGAGCTCACTACCGTCTCGCCCTGCGCGAAAGCGACGACCTCGATGCGGGCAAAGGTGGCCCAGACCAGAAGCGCCATAAGGAAGGCCAGCAGCACCGCCAGCAGCCCGCGCGCCGCGCCTGGCGATGGCGCCTCGGTCACGGCCCGCACGCCGGGCTTGGCGCGGGCGAGCGCCGCCGATTCGGATCCGCAGTGTTTCGTGCCGTGCGGTCTACGGGGCCAGCGCATGCCGCACCTCCCCGGATGAGGGTCGCGCCTGGGGCTCACCCAGCTGCGCTGCGCGCAGCCGGGCAAAGGGTCCGCCGGCCCGAATCAGGGCCGATGGCGGCCCGGACTCGACGAGTTGCCCGTCTTCCAGTACCAGGACGCGGTCGCATATGCGCAGCGTGGAGAGTCGATGGGCCACCAGAAAGACCGTCCGCCCGCCGACAATGGCCCGCAGGTTCGACTGAATACGCTGCTCCGCAATGGCATCGAGTGCACTGGTGGGTTCGTCGAGCAGCAGGATCCGCGGATCGGCGGCGAGGGCTCGGGCGAGGGCCACGCGCTGGCGCTGGCCGGCGGACAGCTCGACGCCGCGCTCGCCCACCACCGTGTCGTAGGCCTGAGGTAGCGCACGGACGAAGCGGTCGGCTGCCGCGAGCTCGGCAGCCTGCTCGACCTTCTCCATGGGCAGTGCCGGGTGCGCTGCGGCGATATTGGCCCGCACGCTGGCGTTGAACAGCACGCCGTCCTGAGTAACAGCGGCGACATGCCGTCGCAGCCAGCGCGGGTCCATACGCGCGGTGTTTACGCCATCGAGCAGGATGCGGCCGGCGGTAGGCACGTAGAGCCGCTGGATCAGCCTCAGCAGCGACGTCTTGCCCGCACCTGACTGGCCCACGATGCCGATGACCTCGCCTGGCTTTGCCTCCAGTGACACAGATCGGATGACTTCAGGCGCATC is from Spiribacter halobius and encodes:
- the glnL gene encoding nitrogen regulation protein NR(II) encodes the protein MNARTRAPNGDILEHLTRAVVLLDAGRTVLFLNPAAETLLHLSARQATGAVLPRLLPGFAALEPAIAQAVARGASYTEREVRLAVASERTVTVDCAITPLADDRLLLELEQLDRHLRISRENRLIAQNQAIRQLIRGLAHEIKNPLGGLRGAAQLLESELGDAEQREYTQIIISEADRLRALVNGLLGPDARPEKRPTNIHEVLERVRHLAEAEAPAGVEIQRDYDPSIPPLPAAPDQLIQAVLNLVRNALQAVGDAGRIRLQTRTQRRFTIGEVQHRLVARIDVIDDGPGIAPELLDRIFYPMVTGRPEGSGIGLPIAQTLVNQHGGLIECSSEPGCTVFTVWLPMEDPDVGG
- the ntrC gene encoding nitrogen regulation protein NR(I) — encoded protein: MSEAERVWIVDDDRSIRWVLKKALERDGMHAVPFETGDEALTAFERERPDVLITDIRMPRLDGLTLMQRLHEQMPDLPVIVITAHSDLDAAVSAYEGGAFEYLPKPFDVEEAVDLVRRAAAAARASAPPRADRENLPEIIGEAPAMQEVFRAIGRLSRSNITVLINGESGTGKELVARALHRHSPRSDHPFIALNMAAIPRDLMESELFGHEKGAFTGAHQVRRGRFEQADGGTLFLDEIGDMPAELQTRLLRVLADGEFYRVGAHTPMRVDVRIIAATHQNLERLVEDGRFREDLFHRLNVIRIHVPALRERAADVPALADHFLRRAARELNVEPKKLTPAVERYFQQLPWQGNVRELENTCRWLTVMASGREVQMEDLPPELATPSTGGEAPVDWESALSRWADQQAADLSAGALGEAQTRLERILIEAALRRTGGRRQDAARLLGWGRNTLTRKIKDLRMDL
- a CDS encoding heme biosynthesis protein HemY encodes the protein MRKLFLALLLLLASVAAALWFRGQDGFLILRIGELAIQTSLFVAVGAVVAAWIALTLAVGLVRRLWRTPRGVRRAWRERRSQRALRRLNSGLLQLAEGRYKEAERTLAPAAQDSDLPLFHYLLAAIAAQREGDWVLRDRYLAEADQADSRARLAVGLLQAQLQVEAEQWEQALATLAWARERAPGNRRALALFARCLQAVRDHQRLGELLPELRRQRALPDAELNTLEQEQFEGRLRSFGPEVGADEITQVWDELPRARQRDPALRAAYARALMRADCHATAEQLLRGWLRESWDERLVAAYGELAVDPPERAFEQIEGWLNQHPEDPALLFAAARQAARCELWGRARSYLEAAASRTGHAEVHRMLAELYERLGETERARRAYRRAIGLDPGRNSLPPIELPADLSQA
- a CDS encoding uroporphyrinogen-III C-methyltransferase; translation: MSEKNDGRPGQDTPPSGESSADQRAPEGTEETAGPPVPPPAPEPEAEASEPPRGIVAALALVLVLLLLVLGAGAAYWFQQRLQALEAGQQGVVTEQTLTERSEALEQRIAELGGRVSNLSERLDSRLQGIAELRARVDSEADARTALADRVDQLFRRMESSRSDWRHAEAAYLAGIADYRARLLGDVDGALEALEAADQLLAGLGGEGVDARQGVAAAIDQLLEAEEPDLGRISDGISAVSQQLSDLPLAADVDRFAPTPDAADEAAGEGDAAAADEGWRARLRRAWEELREGLSGLVTVSRDRQVQPLPSPETRFLLEQNLSLQLESARLAALRGNPEPYRAALERVDRWVEAYFDTADPAVGTLRERLAELREANVTADIPDVRDALAPVRNWE
- a CDS encoding uroporphyrinogen-III synthase; its protein translation is MSRPLAGCHVVVTRPEGQQAGLCRELETLGARVTPFPTVAFESLAPGTVPAADWAVFTSPNAVRYGLPWLARLPSRVAAVGPGTAAALAAAGCPVTVAPARGGGADDLLAEPGFAPAPGETVLVLRGEGGRRRLQAALAARGVRVGEAVVYRRVLPPAPAAPDWQDRERAFTIVTSVTGLENLLRLTDEGARPLLMASRVVAVSARVAAAARAAGFSEPVLAEGADDAAVVAAVVGAATGSER
- the hemC gene encoding hydroxymethylbilane synthase, which codes for MRERIRIATRRSPLALWQAEHVAARLRQAHDGLEVELVGMTTRGDQILDRPLAAVGGKALFVKELERGLLEDAADIAVHSMKDVPATVPREFRLPVILDREDPCDAFVSVHYDDITSLPEGARVGTASLRRECQLRARRPDLEVGSLRGNVQTRLGKLEAGEFDAIVLAASGLRRLGMGERITRVMSAEESLPAVGQGALGIECRADDEDVQALIAGLDDADSHDRVAAERAVNARLEGSCHVPLAAYAVLEGDQLWLRALVASRDGRQVLTAEGRAPRQEGPALGNHLAEELLGRGAGALLAEAG
- a CDS encoding LytR/AlgR family response regulator transcription factor produces the protein MKILIVDDEAPARHRLATLVQAAGEHEVVGEATGGREALECCERQEPDVVLLDIRMPGMDGLEAATRISQLNRPPAVIFVTAFGDHALQAFETAAIDYLLKPVRLERLNRALDRARRLNRAQLEALQAPEAEGCREHILCRRRTGLELIPVGGIRYFLADQKYVTVQHADGEDLIEDSLKKLEQEFGNRFVRIHRKALVARDRLIGLERGDNGRTYAVLDGTEDRLEVSRRHLPRVRGLLREVGVV
- a CDS encoding sensor histidine kinase; amino-acid sequence: MKGSEDQGFLPDFCAIRSVFAVVIMGELLVFVLVLARTGGWSWEALSLLSLYVQWIGLVSAAVLCLLRRRLLGLGARRGALASYALVLIVAALAAAIAQWLLPPAVLPAGGGSAFLARTFAITAIVAAVALRYLYLQHQWRARMQAAAEARIDALQARIRPHFLFNSLNTIASAIGVDPRLAERLVEDLADLFRASLTRDERRLVPLAEELALVDGYLRMEHQRLGERLDVAWRLDGLPRGALIPPLTLQPLLENAVYYGIEPREEGGTITLTGGVSGDQLLVEVRNPAPSMPRRRSAGFGMAQANVRERLLLAFGERARLEVSTADGVYHVTVRVPYRRGPVDEDTHR
- a CDS encoding HlyD family type I secretion periplasmic adaptor subunit, giving the protein MRWPRRPHGTKHCGSESAALARAKPGVRAVTEAPSPGAARGLLAVLLAFLMALLVWATFARIEVVAFAQGETVVSSRVQPVASMERATVAAVLVRNGDRVRAGQPTIRLASQAAEARVNSLRARLQSARGAHARVRALLASGREAPPELDATVALPAPTLRMARHRAQAQWQAHRAELEELEQALTNARADHATALARMQATERLLPFLERRAERQHQLHRRGIEPVNRVEEAESLLAEHRGKLEVQRREARSAAGRMALSARRREAVVNAYSAELLAEQARLTDRIAELRQELAEAEERLDQRTLRAPMAGVVQDLAVTGPGRVVEPAEVLLNVVPADHPIEVAARILDRDIALARAGQAVDVKLSAFDYTRYGSIPGVIEKIAPRATQDGQGGRYYEATVTLERAWVEIDQERIPIRPGLGATVDVQLGSRRVIEYFLAPVLRYREQALREQ